TTGGAAGCTCTTGTGAATTCCGGAAGAGaaggatttgaatttttattttacagaaAAACCATTCCACATAAGTTGTCTCCGAAAAATCAGAGGTAACTAAACCTTTAATTCACTAAAATGCATCAATCTATTTCACCAACTTCACTTTTTGAAGTAGCAGGTGATGCTGTCCCATAGAGTTTGAAATTGAGTTCATGTTAGTCACTGCACTTCAGTACAAGTAAACACTCTTTAGCTTGAAATTTCACTTGCTAGTAAATAAACTAATCGTCATTTGCCGTTGAAAAATCACatctaaaagtaaaaaatgccAGCAACAAACAACTtcaataattatcattattttgccAAGAGAacttctgaaaaagaaaaaccattATTTCCTAAAATGAATCTTTAAGACATAGCCAAACACAGGACATAGCCTAAAATGTTTGTCATTAATACAAGATGTCCTAAAAGTGGTGCCTGAAATGCTTTAGGTCCATTGAACATCATTTTCCTTCCACACAGAAATTTTGTTGCAGATGGTGATTTCTTTGTCCCTCATTCTGTAAGCTCCTTATTGAAAAACAATAGATAAATAtcagtaaaaaggaaaaatactgCGAACAATAAACTGTGACACTCAAAGCTCCCATCCAGCTTACTGGATCAAAAAGACAAACCGTACTTATTGATGCAATAGCTCAAGGGCTTTCTGCAATGTAGGCCTAAACCTATCAACATCAAGCTTTACATTTTGTTTGTCCAAATACACAGACTTAAATTCTTCCCATCCTATTTTCTCAATCAGTGGGGGATCCTTTATAAACATATGATCTAACGGGTATTGTTGTATAAGAGTGCTTTCCTCCAAGCTTATTTTGTATTCCAAGTACTTTATGTTCATATCCTTTGAGGGGTTTCCAAAGTCATTTGTGGCAAGCCAGTCCAATGTAACCCCACCATAAGGCACTACTTGGACGAAAACTGCATTTTCCGGAAGGAAAAGTATGTTAGTGAGACCAGCACCATGAACTCCCAATAACACATCACAAGAATTCACAACATTTGCAAAGCCCCACATGCTCCACCCTGCTTCCTTAATAATGACATCAAAGCCCAAACTCTCAGCCATTTTTGCTATTTCATCTGTATTGGTGAAGAATCTTGatctttttcttgaaagaaTCATGAGCCTTGGCTTCCCACGTAGACCATCTCTGGTTTTGATTGCTTCAACTCTCTTCAATGCATAGGAACTTCTCAAAAGATCCCTGAAGTCTTTCATAGAATAGGAATACTTTTGAGGCTCAATGCTTAGCTCTTTTTGATACCGTTTGAGACCCACGGTCACCCTTGGGAAGCAATGAACTTCATCATCTCCATCAATGTCCATAGTCTCATAGTTGGACAGCTTCTTAAGAAGTGGTTTGTGCTTTGAAATCCACCAAGGACGTTTATCAGTTATGATAAATTGTACTTCTCCATTGAATTGTCTAGCAGTCAAAAACAGTGGAATAACAATGTCAGTGAATTCATGGAAGTGGTTACCAGCATACCCTCCGGTAGAAAATAATACAGCCGGAATGTTGTGATATTGGGTGCATTGGGGAGCTTTCTGGCTAACATTTACTGCTTTCACTGACCATTCTCTCACACGAATCATTGCATCTACATCGTCCCTCCGTGCATAAGGCTTTAAATTCCATGACATGTTTTTTTCCGACATAGTTGTCTTAGATGAAACAATGTATACAGTGGAGGATTTTCCATGGACTCTGATGTCTCCCCTTGCTTGGcaaaattttgttctttcttctGAAGTGCATAGTAGTTcctctttctttgtttcttttccttcaactACAAAATAAAGAATGGTAACATGCATAAAAAAGGCTCTTTAAGAATCACTAGTCTCAAAGGTCTAGCTCAAACAATCCATGTGTATCTTCATCCATTCGTGGAGAACTGCCAGTGTTTTCAACTAGAATTTTGGCTACATTGTCTTTCACATAATCAAATGTGTTCAGAAACATAGAATCATTTACCTCAACACACTGTAAAATCAGCATTTAAGGATtggcttatttatttaattttctaggCAAGGTATCTCGATAGAGCTGTGCTTGTGTTAACCTTGTTGAGAGTCAGAATATCTTACCTTTGGCTATTTGTGAAGAGCTTCTGGTGATCAGCATTTTGGTGTCAACATCGATGAAGAGCTTCAGGTTCACTGTATAGAAGCAAATGAAATTAAAGTCATACTTGATAACTACCATAAACATGTTATAATACGAAATGATGGAATATATATCTGCATTTTATGCCAATTACCAAAGCACAGTGTATGCTTGTACTTGGTCTTGGATTATGGAAATAAGTGATTAATGCAAGTGGGTGTAGAAGCACTCACAAACATGCACAGGACCCAAGTAAGGCTTAAACACAGTGCAAAGACTCAAAACTATGAGCAAGCAGCTCACAAATGCTCCATATCCCAACCTTTTCTGATCATAACGACTAAAGCTCTTGGCTAGTACAGTGtcgtaaatcattttttttaatcactcaAGAACCCTTCTCTATGTCAGGACTACAGTACCATCTCACAAATAGAAGCCATTTTGATTAACACTGGATTAGTGGATGACCATAAATTTTTTGCAGACGTCCTAAAAGGTTTGAGTAGTCGGCTAAGCAAGATTTTGAGACACTTCTGTATGACAAATGGAGGATGGTTGATGTGCATTTTCTATTCAATGTTGCCCACCACGTAGTTTTAATGTCTTCAATCAATAGGATTCTCCAAAACTAATATTTAATAGTGAAGGAAAAGGACCCTGGTTGACTGTTACCACGAACAAACCTTTTTAATGATTGGTATTTGGTTAGATCATACTTTTTTCACACATGAAGCATGAACTGCCAACCGTGGAACCCAGCATTGAAAAGTATTAACCAACTAAAGCTTGCTTAAAATGTTGATATCAATTATTGCAGTTCTCGAATCACCCTCACGTAGCACCACTAGATTATTAGTTTATTACCTTACTTGGTGACACATATTTAGCTCAAGTGAAAAGCTTACTTGCAACATCCCTGCATGAAAATAGCAGCTTAGTTAACTTGATGAACAAAAAACAAAGGACAAACTAAAAATCAGTTAGAACTATataatatgattaatatttaaaaggCATTGCATTAAAGTGTAAAATGGGCCAAGTACTTAGAGGTTGATGCTTGGATTTCTCTTTTTACTTTGTAAGTTATAATATGTAGCTTGCAACATGTAGACATAAAATAAAGGGTTCAACAATTTAATGTAGATGACAATTCAAGTGACAATATTACAATTTGTATCAATTTATGTCACACATTCTCCTTCAgtgtaacaaaattaaaatcgaAAACAAGAAATTACCTCAAAGAGGAATGGAGTTGTCGGCAGGAAGCTTAATTTAAGCAATCCAATTCTAGTAAGAAAGCCATATTCAAACAAGTCATTTGGTAGGAGAGAGCAAGACATTTTAacaatgagtatttttttttcttctagtttTTGGTGGGGGGCATGATGAGGCTGGAGTAATATATAGGGAGACTTGGTATTATATGTTTGATCACTTCTTGAGTAATACGTGtgtttctcaaaataattaaatatttgattatagACGTAGGTAGTTCTAAAAGTAAGAATTATTAATGGATTTGATGATGTAAAAATTGCCACCACCTAGGCCCCCATTATCTACATTTTAGATACTTGTTCgtgataattatatataatgatagtTGTGAAATTCGGTTTGATCATTAG
This genomic interval from Glycine max cultivar Williams 82 chromosome 5, Glycine_max_v4.0, whole genome shotgun sequence contains the following:
- the LOC100805608 gene encoding alpha-1,3-arabinosyltransferase XAT2; this translates as MIYDTVLAKSFSRYDQKRLGYGAFVSCLLIVLSLCTVFKPYLGPVHVLNLKLFIDVDTKMLITRSSSQIAKVEGKETKKEELLCTSEERTKFCQARGDIRVHGKSSTVYIVSSKTTMSEKNMSWNLKPYARRDDVDAMIRVREWSVKAVNVSQKAPQCTQYHNIPAVLFSTGGYAGNHFHEFTDIVIPLFLTARQFNGEVQFIITDKRPWWISKHKPLLKKLSNYETMDIDGDDEVHCFPRVTVGLKRYQKELSIEPQKYSYSMKDFRDLLRSSYALKRVEAIKTRDGLRGKPRLMILSRKRSRFFTNTDEIAKMAESLGFDVIIKEAGWSMWGFANVVNSCDVLLGVHGAGLTNILFLPENAVFVQVVPYGGVTLDWLATNDFGNPSKDMNIKYLEYKISLEESTLIQQYPLDHMFIKDPPLIEKIGWEEFKSVYLDKQNVKLDVDRFRPTLQKALELLHQ